A single window of Castor canadensis chromosome 3, mCasCan1.hap1v2, whole genome shotgun sequence DNA harbors:
- the Ttpa gene encoding alpha-tocopherol transfer protein isoform X1, whose product MAEMRPGSATGQQLNALPDHSPLVQPGLAELRRRAREAGAPLAELPFTDAFLLRFLRARDFDLDLAWRLLKNYYKWKAECPELSADLNPRSILGLLKAGYHGVLRSRDCTGSRVLIYRIAYWDPKVFTAYDVFRVSLITSELIVQEVETQQNGVKAIFDLEGWQISHAFQITPSVAKKIAAVLTDSFPLKVRGIHLINEPVIFHAVFSMIKPFLSEKIKARIHMHGMNFKQNLLQHFPNILPLEYGGEEFSMEDICQEWTNFIMKSEDYLSSISETIQ is encoded by the exons ATGGCAGAGATGCGGCCGGGGTCAGCGACGGGACAGCAGCTCAACGCGCTGCCGGATCACTCGCCGCTGGTGCAGCCCGGCCTGGCGGAGCTGCGGCGCCGGGCGCGGGAGGCGGGCGCCCCGCTCGCAGAGCTGCCCTTCACCGACGCCTTTCTGCTGCGGTTCCTGCGCGCCCGGGATTTCGACCTGGACCTGGCCTGGCGG ttgctAAAAAACTATTATAAATGGAAAGCAGAATGTCCAGAATTAAGTGCAGACCTGAATCCTAGAAGTATTCTTGGCCTTTTGAAGGCTGGCTACCATGGAGTTCTGCGATCCAGGGACTGCACAGGCAGCAGAGTTCTTATTTACCGAATTG catattggGACCCAAAAGTTTTCACAGCTTATGACGTATTTCGCGTAAGTCTAATCACATCGGAGCTTATTGTACAGGAGGTAGAAACTCAGCAGAATGGAGTCAAGGCTATATTTGATCTAGAAGGCTGGCAGATTTCTCATGCTTTTCAGATTACCCCATCTGTAGCCAAAAAGATTGCTGCTGTACTAACA gaTTCTTTCCCACTGAAAGTTCGTGGCATCCATTTGATAAATGAGCCAGTAATTTTCCATGCTGTCTTTTCCATGATTAAGCCATTCCTGAGTGAAAAAATTAAGGCACGG ATTCATATGCATGGGATGAATTTCAAACAAAACTTACTTCAGCATTTCCCCAACATTCTTCCTCTGGAGTATGGTGGTGAAGAATTCTCCATGGAGGACATTTGTCAGGAGTGGACAAATTTTATAATGAAGTCTGAAGATTACCTCAGCAGCATTTCTGAGACCATTCAATGA
- the Ttpa gene encoding alpha-tocopherol transfer protein isoform X2: MDKGNRESDLPADSKTGTCPRQESRAWLLTTWLVTIQLTFKWRESNRPHLLLEGMNLLKNYYKWKAECPELSADLNPRSILGLLKAGYHGVLRSRDCTGSRVLIYRIAYWDPKVFTAYDVFRVSLITSELIVQEVETQQNGVKAIFDLEGWQISHAFQITPSVAKKIAAVLTDSFPLKVRGIHLINEPVIFHAVFSMIKPFLSEKIKARIHMHGMNFKQNLLQHFPNILPLEYGGEEFSMEDICQEWTNFIMKSEDYLSSISETIQ; encoded by the exons ATGGACAAGGGCAATCGAGAAAGTGACCTCCCGGCTGACAGCAAGACAGGAACCTGCCCTAGACAAGAGTCCCGAGCCT GGCTTCTTACCACGTGGTTGGTCACTATTCAGCTCACATTCAAGTGGAGGGAATCAAACAGACCTCACCTCTTGCTGGAAGGAATGAAT ttgctAAAAAACTATTATAAATGGAAAGCAGAATGTCCAGAATTAAGTGCAGACCTGAATCCTAGAAGTATTCTTGGCCTTTTGAAGGCTGGCTACCATGGAGTTCTGCGATCCAGGGACTGCACAGGCAGCAGAGTTCTTATTTACCGAATTG catattggGACCCAAAAGTTTTCACAGCTTATGACGTATTTCGCGTAAGTCTAATCACATCGGAGCTTATTGTACAGGAGGTAGAAACTCAGCAGAATGGAGTCAAGGCTATATTTGATCTAGAAGGCTGGCAGATTTCTCATGCTTTTCAGATTACCCCATCTGTAGCCAAAAAGATTGCTGCTGTACTAACA gaTTCTTTCCCACTGAAAGTTCGTGGCATCCATTTGATAAATGAGCCAGTAATTTTCCATGCTGTCTTTTCCATGATTAAGCCATTCCTGAGTGAAAAAATTAAGGCACGG ATTCATATGCATGGGATGAATTTCAAACAAAACTTACTTCAGCATTTCCCCAACATTCTTCCTCTGGAGTATGGTGGTGAAGAATTCTCCATGGAGGACATTTGTCAGGAGTGGACAAATTTTATAATGAAGTCTGAAGATTACCTCAGCAGCATTTCTGAGACCATTCAATGA
- the Ttpa gene encoding alpha-tocopherol transfer protein isoform X3, producing the protein MAEMRPGSATGQQLNALPDHSPLVQPGLAELRRRAREAGAPLAELPFTDAFLLRFLRARDFDLDLAWRLLKNYYKWKAECPELSADLNPRSILGLLKAGYHGVLRSRDCTGSRVLIYRIDSYAWDEFQTKLTSAFPQHSSSGVWW; encoded by the exons ATGGCAGAGATGCGGCCGGGGTCAGCGACGGGACAGCAGCTCAACGCGCTGCCGGATCACTCGCCGCTGGTGCAGCCCGGCCTGGCGGAGCTGCGGCGCCGGGCGCGGGAGGCGGGCGCCCCGCTCGCAGAGCTGCCCTTCACCGACGCCTTTCTGCTGCGGTTCCTGCGCGCCCGGGATTTCGACCTGGACCTGGCCTGGCGG ttgctAAAAAACTATTATAAATGGAAAGCAGAATGTCCAGAATTAAGTGCAGACCTGAATCCTAGAAGTATTCTTGGCCTTTTGAAGGCTGGCTACCATGGAGTTCTGCGATCCAGGGACTGCACAGGCAGCAGAGTTCTTATTTACCGAATTG ATTCATATGCATGGGATGAATTTCAAACAAAACTTACTTCAGCATTTCCCCAACATTCTTCCTCTGGAGTATGGTGGTGA